From Heliomicrobium modesticaldum Ice1, a single genomic window includes:
- the rapZ gene encoding RNase adapter RapZ, with the protein MEKGFDKSAIQMVIITGLSGAGKSQAIRALEDLGFFCVDNLPPNLLPKFGELIVHSKGKINKIALVIDIRGGEFFDSLSDGLHQLGAQGIRCEILFLEASDEVLIRRYKESRRRHPLSGDARIFDSIQLERQMLADLRGRADKVIDTSDLSARQLKNQVFELFGKDARHSQLRITIVSFGYKYGTPRDADLLMDVRFLPNPFYEPALRNLTGNDEPVQEYVLSSPTTKVFMRKYYSLLRFLLPHYTKEGKSHLVVGIGCTGGKHRSVTLANRLAAALVDEDYAITVKHRDIDKDRGGGESA; encoded by the coding sequence ATGGAGAAGGGATTCGATAAGTCCGCCATTCAGATGGTCATCATCACCGGTCTCTCCGGCGCCGGCAAGTCACAGGCCATCCGCGCCTTGGAGGATCTCGGCTTTTTTTGCGTAGACAACCTGCCCCCCAACCTGCTGCCCAAGTTCGGTGAGCTGATTGTCCACTCGAAGGGCAAGATCAACAAGATCGCCCTGGTCATCGACATCCGGGGCGGCGAGTTTTTCGATTCCTTGAGCGATGGCCTGCACCAGCTCGGCGCCCAGGGGATCCGGTGCGAGATCCTCTTTCTGGAGGCTTCCGACGAGGTGCTCATCCGCCGCTACAAGGAATCGCGCCGTCGCCACCCCCTCTCCGGTGACGCCCGCATCTTCGACAGCATCCAGCTGGAGCGGCAGATGCTGGCTGACCTGCGGGGGCGGGCCGACAAGGTGATCGACACGTCAGACCTCTCGGCCCGGCAATTGAAGAATCAGGTCTTCGAGCTCTTCGGCAAGGATGCCCGCCATTCTCAGTTGCGGATCACCATCGTCTCCTTCGGATACAAGTACGGCACACCTCGCGACGCCGATCTGCTGATGGATGTGCGCTTTTTGCCGAATCCTTTCTATGAGCCGGCGTTGCGCAACCTGACCGGCAACGATGAACCGGTTCAGGAGTACGTGCTTTCGTCGCCGACGACCAAGGTCTTTATGCGCAAGTACTACTCGCTGCTGCGTTTTCTGCTGCCACATTACACCAAGGAGGGCAAAAGCCACCTGGTCGTCGGTATCGGCTGTACCGGCGGAAAACACCGCTCGGTCACCTTAGCCAATCGTCTGGCGGCGGCGCTGGTCGATGAGGACTACGCCATCACCGTCAAACACAGGGATATCGACAAAGACCGAGGAGGCGGCGAGAGCGCGTGA
- the malQ gene encoding 4-alpha-glucanotransferase, whose amino-acid sequence MSTLFPRRSSGVLLHPTSLPGRHGSGTLGWEARRFVDFLEASGQSLWQVLPLGPTGFGHSPYSALSAFAGNPLLISPELLLEEGLLEKDDLPPESPSSPQKADFERAEGESERFLRKAYERFLRLACDSTEFHRFCEAQRDWLEAYALYRALKGRFGEQSWLDWPAEYARPEAEALARFRREQAKEIDFHRFVQYLFFRQWRQIRQYANRRGIRIIGDLPIYVAMDSADTWGQRDIFQLDERFRPREVGGVPPDYFNENGQLWGNPVYDWERIEQTGYAWWIRRLRHALSLVDIVRIDHFRGFASYYAIPYGEETAKKGRWRKGPGADLFTALEAALGDLPIIVEDLGLITDEVIELREQFGFPGIKLLQFAFDSGDEHGNDFIPYRYRQHCVVYTGTHDNDTTLGWFQSASPEDRKKALEYMNVDGSDIVWDFIRLGLASVADAFIVPMQDVLGLGTEHRMNYPGSPEGNWLWRFQWDQLPESTVSKLAYLTKLYGR is encoded by the coding sequence ATGAGCACCCTGTTTCCCCGACGTTCCAGCGGGGTGCTCCTGCACCCGACCTCGCTGCCCGGCCGCCACGGCTCGGGCACGCTCGGCTGGGAGGCGCGTCGATTCGTCGATTTCCTGGAGGCATCGGGCCAGTCGCTCTGGCAGGTGCTGCCGCTGGGACCGACCGGCTTCGGCCATTCCCCCTATTCCGCCCTTTCCGCCTTCGCCGGCAACCCCCTCCTGATCAGCCCGGAGCTGCTCTTGGAAGAAGGGCTGCTGGAAAAGGACGACCTTCCGCCGGAATCGCCGTCATCGCCGCAGAAGGCTGATTTTGAACGGGCTGAAGGGGAGAGCGAGCGCTTTCTCCGCAAGGCTTATGAACGGTTTCTCCGCCTCGCCTGTGACTCAACGGAGTTCCACCGGTTCTGCGAAGCGCAGCGGGACTGGCTGGAAGCATACGCCCTCTACCGGGCGCTGAAAGGGCGCTTTGGCGAACAGTCCTGGCTTGACTGGCCGGCTGAATACGCCCGTCCCGAGGCCGAGGCGCTCGCCCGCTTCCGCCGAGAGCAGGCGAAGGAGATCGATTTTCACCGCTTCGTCCAGTATCTCTTTTTCCGGCAGTGGCGCCAGATCCGCCAGTACGCCAACCGCCGAGGGATCCGCATCATCGGCGACCTGCCCATCTATGTGGCTATGGACAGCGCCGACACGTGGGGGCAGCGGGACATCTTCCAGCTCGATGAGCGTTTCCGGCCCCGGGAGGTGGGCGGTGTGCCGCCCGATTACTTCAATGAAAATGGCCAGCTGTGGGGCAATCCCGTCTATGACTGGGAGCGGATCGAACAGACAGGCTACGCCTGGTGGATCCGCCGCCTCCGTCACGCCTTGAGCCTTGTCGACATTGTGCGCATCGATCATTTCCGCGGCTTTGCGTCCTATTACGCCATCCCTTACGGGGAAGAGACGGCAAAAAAGGGGCGCTGGCGCAAGGGGCCGGGCGCTGACCTCTTCACGGCCTTGGAAGCGGCCCTTGGCGACCTCCCCATCATCGTCGAAGACCTGGGGCTGATCACCGACGAGGTGATCGAGCTGCGGGAGCAGTTCGGTTTTCCGGGGATCAAGCTGCTGCAGTTCGCCTTTGACTCGGGCGATGAACATGGGAACGACTTCATTCCCTATCGCTACCGTCAGCACTGTGTCGTCTATACGGGCACCCATGACAATGACACGACCTTGGGCTGGTTTCAATCGGCTTCGCCGGAGGATCGGAAAAAGGCCTTGGAATACATGAACGTCGACGGCAGCGACATCGTCTGGGATTTCATCCGCCTCGGCCTGGCCTCTGTGGCGGACGCGTTCATCGTCCCCATGCAGGACGTGCTGGGCCTTGGGACGGAGCATCGGATGAATTATCCCGGCAGCCCGGAAGGGAACTGGCTCTGGCGCTTCCAGTGGGATCAACTGCCGGAATCAACCGTCTCCAAACTGGCCTATTTGACGAAACTGTACGGGAGATGA
- a CDS encoding alpha-amylase family glycosyl hydrolase, with the protein MGRPKWFTSAIIYQIYPRVYGMTDRRFGTLRDIQRDLPRIKSLGVNTLYLLPIHPITQKYRKGLSGSPYAVRDYLAVAPELAEWEGKGCDGSRDSARGLRSEAALAEAARQQFRELVREAHGNGLRVLLDFVGNHCAPDNVLLDPANPPEKGGYHPEWFLWDDDSRPLAPSPDWWDTADLNYGIPVEGKPNAHRLVYGHDENRRALWQFMAGVLEHWVREFDIDGYRCDFAHWVPLDFWRETIPRVKAIKADVVFIAEAYERMAELLAAGFDGIYAFELYNQLKSLHKDVRHNDPYYEVQYIRNKIEWENSRYLPGHRMVRYTENHDEPRTVVTYGGIERAKPPVLLALTLPGVPMLYAGQENGASIRPPLFEGNFEATFSPIDFSANASLESWYRHVLAIRSAKGFLHSDEIRFLPVSSRKVTAFLRREGEAMAIVIINFNAEPPGEWVEWELPPEVLQACAAGGGELVDLLAEGPPIPIAPYPVQDRRVAVYLRPLQSLILEMREKG; encoded by the coding sequence ATGGGAAGGCCCAAATGGTTCACATCTGCCATCATCTATCAGATCTACCCGAGGGTCTATGGGATGACGGATCGGCGCTTCGGCACGCTGCGCGACATTCAACGAGATTTGCCGCGGATCAAATCGCTCGGCGTCAACACCTTGTACCTGCTGCCCATTCACCCGATCACGCAGAAATACCGCAAAGGCCTTTCCGGCTCTCCCTATGCGGTTCGCGATTACCTGGCTGTCGCGCCGGAACTGGCGGAATGGGAAGGGAAGGGCTGTGATGGGAGCAGGGACAGCGCAAGGGGACTGCGGAGCGAGGCTGCATTGGCCGAAGCTGCCCGGCAACAGTTCCGTGAACTGGTGAGAGAAGCTCATGGCAACGGCTTGCGGGTGCTTCTCGATTTCGTGGGCAATCACTGCGCCCCTGACAATGTCCTCCTCGATCCTGCCAACCCCCCCGAAAAAGGCGGCTATCATCCTGAGTGGTTTTTGTGGGATGACGATTCGCGTCCCCTTGCGCCCTCGCCGGACTGGTGGGACACGGCCGATCTGAATTACGGGATCCCGGTCGAGGGAAAACCGAACGCCCACCGGCTCGTCTATGGCCACGACGAGAACCGTCGGGCCCTGTGGCAGTTCATGGCCGGCGTCCTGGAGCACTGGGTCCGCGAGTTCGATATTGACGGCTACCGCTGCGATTTTGCCCACTGGGTGCCGCTCGACTTTTGGCGCGAGACGATCCCGCGCGTCAAAGCGATCAAGGCGGATGTCGTCTTCATCGCCGAGGCCTATGAACGAATGGCCGAGCTGTTGGCCGCCGGATTCGACGGCATCTATGCCTTCGAACTCTACAATCAGCTGAAAAGCTTGCATAAAGATGTTCGGCACAACGACCCTTATTATGAGGTGCAATATATTCGCAACAAGATCGAGTGGGAGAACAGCCGTTACCTGCCGGGGCACCGGATGGTGCGCTACACGGAAAACCATGACGAGCCGCGCACCGTCGTCACCTATGGCGGGATCGAACGCGCTAAGCCGCCTGTGCTCCTGGCCTTGACCCTGCCGGGGGTACCCATGCTCTACGCCGGGCAGGAGAACGGCGCCTCGATCCGACCGCCCCTTTTTGAAGGCAACTTTGAAGCGACCTTTTCGCCCATCGACTTTTCGGCCAACGCCTCCCTCGAGTCTTGGTACCGCCATGTCCTGGCCATCCGCAGCGCCAAAGGCTTCCTTCACAGCGATGAGATCCGCTTCCTCCCTGTCAGCAGCCGGAAGGTGACGGCCTTCCTCAGGCGGGAGGGGGAGGCGATGGCCATCGTGATCATCAACTTTAACGCCGAGCCGCCGGGGGAATGGGTGGAATGGGAATTGCCGCCGGAGGTTTTGCAGGCTTGCGCCGCCGGCGGCGGCGAACTGGTCGACCTCCTTGCGGAAGGGCCGCCGATCCCGATAGCGCCTTATCCGGTGCAAGACCGGAGGGTGGCCGTCTATTTGCGGCCATTGCAATCGCTGATTTTAGAAATGAGGGAAAAAGGATGA
- a CDS encoding phage holin family protein, giving the protein MNSLILRWLFNTLALVLAALFIPGIKVAGIVPALFAALLLGVVNAVIRPIILVLTLPINLLTLGTFTLVINGLMLWMVSGLVRGFEVSGFGAAFFGALLLSLFSTLLSWKFSNT; this is encoded by the coding sequence ATGAATTCTCTGATCCTGCGATGGCTCTTCAATACGTTGGCCTTGGTTCTGGCGGCGCTGTTCATTCCGGGGATTAAAGTCGCCGGGATCGTCCCCGCTTTGTTTGCCGCGCTGCTTCTCGGGGTTGTCAATGCTGTCATCCGTCCGATCATCTTGGTGCTGACCTTGCCGATCAACCTGCTCACACTGGGAACCTTCACGTTGGTCATCAACGGGCTCATGCTCTGGATGGTCAGCGGGCTTGTCCGAGGCTTCGAGGTGTCCGGTTTTGGCGCCGCTTTTTTCGGCGCACTGCTGCTTTCCCTGTTCAGCACACTTCTGAGCTGGAAGTTTTCGAACACATGA
- the uvrC gene encoding excinuclease ABC subunit UvrC: MALQEKLKSLPEKPGVYLYKDEAGQVIYVGKAINLKNRVRSYFQSSRNLNAKTQALVARICDLETIVTDSELEALILECNLIKEHKPRYNIMLRDDKTYPYLKVTLQETYPRLLITRRLEKDGAKYFGPYTSAGAVRETVELLRTLFPLRTCSRREPDRRQRPCLNHHIGRCLAPCAGRVPRREYMALIGSIVAFLEGKEEELRKRLQGEMEEAAENLEFERAATLRNRIRALDQVMEKQKVFSTDLADQDVIAMARGFNQVCVQIFFIRGGKLLGREHYILEGTDEMDRSEVITAFVKQYYSRSDFVPREILLQEPLESAEEEELINRFLREKRQGRVELRVPKRGDKLKLVEMVAKNALLTLEQLQNEQQRKKSMTEEAVLDLQRYLGLDEPPWRIECFDISNTMGKESVASMVVFEGGAPKKSDYRRFRIKTVEGPNDFASMAEVLTRRFNRAREEAREVDAGHLDPMSAKFATLPDLVIVDGGKGQLSSAREAMARTGYDNIATYGLAKENEWLFHESNPDPIILPRGSRALYLIQRIRDEAHRFAITYHRQLRTRAQTASALDGIAGIGPKRRTALLRHFGSVKAIAAATVAQLAAVEGMTEALAEQVLSALKPLRENGQAGNAEKSV, translated from the coding sequence ATCGCTTTGCAGGAAAAGCTGAAAAGCCTGCCCGAGAAGCCCGGCGTTTACCTGTATAAGGACGAGGCCGGCCAGGTGATCTATGTGGGCAAGGCGATCAACCTGAAAAACCGGGTGCGCTCCTACTTCCAATCGTCGCGCAACCTGAATGCGAAGACCCAGGCCCTGGTGGCGCGTATCTGCGACCTGGAGACGATTGTCACCGACTCGGAGCTGGAAGCGCTGATCCTGGAGTGCAACCTGATCAAGGAACATAAACCGCGCTACAACATTATGCTGCGCGATGACAAAACCTACCCGTATCTGAAGGTGACCTTGCAGGAGACCTATCCCCGGCTCTTGATCACGCGGCGGCTGGAGAAGGACGGCGCCAAGTACTTCGGTCCCTACACCTCGGCCGGGGCCGTCCGGGAGACGGTGGAACTGCTGCGCACCCTTTTTCCCCTCCGGACCTGTTCCCGCCGCGAGCCGGATCGGCGCCAGCGGCCCTGCCTCAACCACCACATCGGCCGCTGCTTGGCCCCTTGCGCCGGCCGCGTCCCTCGCCGGGAGTACATGGCCCTCATCGGCAGCATCGTCGCCTTTCTCGAAGGGAAAGAAGAGGAACTGCGCAAGCGCCTTCAAGGGGAGATGGAAGAAGCCGCCGAGAACCTTGAGTTCGAGCGGGCGGCGACGCTGCGCAATCGCATCCGGGCGCTGGATCAGGTGATGGAGAAGCAGAAGGTTTTTTCCACCGATCTGGCCGATCAGGATGTGATCGCCATGGCCCGCGGCTTCAACCAGGTCTGTGTCCAGATCTTTTTCATCCGCGGCGGCAAACTGCTCGGCCGGGAACACTACATCCTCGAAGGCACCGACGAGATGGACCGCTCCGAGGTGATCACCGCCTTCGTCAAGCAGTATTACAGCCGCAGCGATTTCGTGCCCCGGGAGATCCTGCTCCAGGAACCGCTCGAATCGGCCGAGGAGGAGGAACTGATCAACCGGTTTTTGCGGGAAAAACGGCAGGGACGGGTAGAACTCCGCGTGCCCAAGCGCGGCGACAAGCTCAAGCTCGTTGAGATGGTCGCCAAAAATGCGCTGCTCACCTTGGAGCAACTGCAGAATGAGCAGCAGCGGAAGAAATCGATGACGGAAGAGGCTGTCCTCGACCTGCAGCGCTACCTCGGCCTCGATGAGCCTCCCTGGCGGATCGAGTGCTTCGACATTTCCAACACGATGGGCAAGGAATCAGTGGCCTCCATGGTCGTCTTCGAGGGCGGCGCGCCGAAAAAGAGCGATTACCGTCGCTTTCGCATCAAGACGGTGGAGGGGCCCAACGACTTCGCCTCCATGGCGGAGGTGCTCACGCGGCGCTTCAACCGGGCCCGCGAGGAGGCCCGGGAGGTCGACGCCGGTCATCTCGACCCGATGAGCGCCAAGTTCGCCACCCTGCCTGACCTGGTCATCGTCGACGGCGGTAAGGGCCAACTCAGCTCAGCTCGAGAGGCCATGGCCAGAACCGGCTATGACAATATCGCCACCTATGGCCTGGCGAAAGAGAATGAGTGGCTCTTCCACGAAAGCAACCCTGATCCGATCATCCTCCCAAGGGGCTCGCGGGCACTCTATTTGATCCAGCGCATCCGCGACGAGGCCCACCGCTTCGCCATCACCTACCATCGGCAACTGCGCACTCGGGCGCAGACGGCCTCCGCCCTGGACGGCATCGCCGGGATCGGCCCGAAGCGCCGGACGGCGCTCCTGCGTCACTTCGGCTCGGTGAAGGCGATCGCTGCCGCTACGGTTGCCCAGCTGGCCGCTGTGGAGGGTATGACGGAGGCGCTGGCCGAACAGGTGCTGTCAGCGCTGAAGCCGCTAAGGGAAAACGGGCAAGCAGGGAATGCTGAAAAAAGTGTCTGA
- a CDS encoding glucose-6-phosphate isomerase: protein MSSLRLDLAYATVESAISTMEDPIRQAHDLLHNRTGAGSEFTGWLQLPKTYDRAEFARIIDAADRIRASSDVLLVIGIGGSYLGARAAIDMLSHSFHNQLPRSRRPGCAVLFAGHNISSAYLSDLFDILDGKDVSVNVISKSGTTTEPAIAFRLIRRWMEKKYSPDEVRRRIFATTDRAKGALKRLADEQGYETFVVPDDVGGRFSVLTTVGLLPIAAAGIDITALLAGARDAMAEYANPSLATNACYRYAAARNLLYRQGKQVELFVAYEPSLQHLAEWWKQLYGESEGKEGKGIFPASVLFSTDLHSMGQYIQEGQRMLMETVVRFDKPRRELTIPPAEDDSDGLNFLAGKTVDFVNQKAFAGTLLAHVDGQVPNMIISVPEQNAYHLGQLFYFFEKACGVSGYLLGVNPFDQPGVESYKRNMFALLGKPGFEKEKAALEARLPR, encoded by the coding sequence TTGTCTTCTCTCCGACTGGACCTCGCCTACGCCACCGTCGAATCGGCCATCAGCACCATGGAGGATCCCATTCGCCAGGCCCATGACCTGCTGCATAACAGGACCGGCGCCGGTAGCGAATTCACCGGCTGGCTGCAACTGCCAAAAACCTATGACCGCGCCGAGTTCGCGCGCATCATCGACGCTGCCGACCGTATCAGAGCCTCTTCCGATGTGCTGCTCGTCATCGGCATCGGCGGTTCCTACCTGGGCGCCCGGGCGGCCATCGACATGCTCAGCCACAGCTTCCACAACCAGCTTCCCCGCTCGCGCCGACCCGGCTGCGCCGTCCTCTTCGCCGGTCACAACATCAGTTCCGCCTACCTGAGCGACCTCTTCGACATCCTCGACGGCAAGGATGTCTCCGTCAACGTCATCTCCAAGTCGGGCACGACGACCGAACCGGCCATCGCCTTTCGCCTGATCCGCCGGTGGATGGAAAAAAAGTACAGCCCCGACGAGGTTCGCCGGCGCATCTTCGCCACCACCGACCGGGCCAAAGGCGCCCTTAAACGCCTCGCCGATGAACAGGGCTATGAGACCTTCGTCGTTCCCGACGATGTAGGGGGGCGCTTCTCCGTCCTCACCACCGTGGGCCTGCTGCCCATCGCCGCCGCCGGCATCGACATCACCGCCTTGTTGGCCGGCGCCCGCGACGCCATGGCCGAGTATGCCAATCCCTCACTGGCGACCAACGCCTGCTACCGCTACGCCGCCGCCCGCAACCTCCTCTACCGACAGGGAAAACAGGTGGAACTCTTCGTCGCCTATGAGCCGTCGCTCCAGCACCTGGCCGAATGGTGGAAACAACTCTACGGCGAGAGCGAAGGCAAAGAAGGCAAGGGCATCTTCCCGGCATCGGTTCTCTTTTCGACAGACCTGCATTCGATGGGGCAATACATTCAAGAGGGCCAGCGCATGCTGATGGAGACAGTCGTCCGCTTTGACAAGCCCCGGCGGGAATTGACCATCCCCCCGGCGGAAGACGACAGCGACGGCCTCAACTTCCTCGCCGGCAAGACCGTCGATTTTGTCAACCAGAAGGCCTTCGCCGGCACCCTGCTCGCCCATGTGGACGGCCAAGTCCCCAACATGATCATCTCCGTCCCGGAACAGAACGCCTACCACTTGGGCCAGCTCTTCTACTTCTTTGAAAAAGCCTGCGGCGTCAGCGGCTACCTGCTCGGCGTCAACCCCTTCGACCAGCCGGGCGTCGAGTCCTACAAGCGCAACATGTTCGCCTTGCTCGGCAAGCCCGGCTTCGAGAAGGAAAAAGCCGCCTTGGAGGCGCGTTTGCCCCGGTAG
- a CDS encoding divergent PAP2 family protein yields the protein MQAVPIRATATAAIGAVVIFDAMAIGRSAGEHARTSNWLLVFSQIRRGKKVPWQERPGHSPPEVSPAPSWGCSSLGPSADDGQPALFVKEISTKFRATAL from the coding sequence TTGCAAGCCGTTCCGATAAGAGCGACGGCCACCGCTGCCATCGGCGCCGTCGTCATCTTCGACGCCATGGCCATCGGCCGCTCTGCCGGCGAGCACGCGAGAACGAGCAACTGGCTCCTCGTCTTTTCGCAGATCCGCCGCGGCAAAAAGGTCCCTTGGCAAGAGCGGCCCGGCCATTCTCCTCCGGAGGTCTCACCGGCGCCGTCTTGGGGCTGCTCGTCGCTTGGGCCTTCGGCCGATGATGGTCAGCCTGCGCTATTTGTGAAAGAAATATCTACCAAGTTCCGAGCGACTGCCTTATAA
- the uvrA gene encoding excinuclease ABC subunit UvrA translates to MMDQIRVRGARAHNLKNIDVDIPRDRLVVVTGLSGSGKSSLAFDTIYAEGQRRYVESLSAYARQFLGQMDKPDVDYIEGLSPAISIDQKTTSKNPRSTVGTVTEIYDYLRLLFARVGRPHCPKCGRPIRQQTVEQMVDQILAHPEGTRLQILAPLVRGKKGEHVKVIEDIRKNGYVRMRVNGQVMDATEEVKLEKNKKHTIEIVVDRIILKADIATRLADSLETALNLSEGLAVVDFMGEKEFIFSQNFACADCGISVGEIEPRIFSFNAPYGACPHCTGLGVQMEVDPDLVVPDPTKSIDEGAIVPWARMNSAYIPQMLKALAELHGFSTETPFKDLPPEIQKLILYGGSKEKIRLQFTNYDGERRSFETTYEGVVTNLERRYKETQSDWSREEIEEYMTQKPCPACKGARLKPESLAVLVGGKNIHEVTEMSVAAALRFFTDLDLSEREMIIARQIVKEIRERLGFLVNVGLTYLTLARPAGSLSGGEAQRIRLATQIGSGLMGVLYILDEPSIGLHQRDNERLLATLQRLRDLGNTLIVVEHDEDTMLAADHIIDIGPGAGAHGGQIIAEGPLSVIMEEPRSLTGQYLSGRKFIPVPEKRREPNGKWIEVLGACENNLKEIDVSFPLGVFICVTGVSGSGKSTLVNEILHKALASQLNGARSKPGAHRAIRGLEHLDKVIDIDQSPIGRTPRSNPATYTGVFDAIRDLFSQTAESKMRGYRPGRFSFNVRGGRCEACKGDGIIKIEMHFLPDVYVPCEVCKGKRYNRETLEVRYKGCSIADVLDMTVDESLAFFRNIPKVARKLQTLQDVGLGYIRLGQPATTLSGGEAQRVKLATELSRRSNGKTFYILDEPTTGLHIADIDRLLGVLQRLVDAGDTVLVIEHNLDVIKTADYIVDLGPEGGDGGGTVVAAGTPEEITQVAASHTGRFLKKVLQRKPGSAL, encoded by the coding sequence ATGATGGATCAGATCCGGGTCCGCGGGGCCCGCGCCCATAACCTGAAAAACATCGATGTGGACATCCCACGGGATCGGTTGGTCGTCGTCACCGGCCTCTCCGGCTCGGGGAAGTCCTCTCTCGCCTTTGACACGATCTATGCCGAGGGGCAGCGCCGCTACGTAGAATCCCTGTCGGCTTATGCCCGCCAGTTTCTCGGCCAGATGGATAAGCCGGATGTGGACTACATCGAAGGGTTGTCGCCGGCTATCTCCATCGACCAGAAGACGACCTCGAAGAATCCCCGTTCCACCGTCGGCACGGTGACAGAGATCTACGACTACCTGCGCCTGCTCTTCGCCCGGGTAGGCCGGCCTCATTGTCCCAAGTGCGGCCGGCCGATCCGCCAGCAGACGGTAGAGCAGATGGTGGACCAGATCCTGGCCCATCCGGAGGGGACGCGGCTGCAGATCCTGGCGCCGCTGGTGCGCGGTAAAAAGGGCGAACACGTCAAGGTCATCGAAGATATCCGCAAAAACGGCTATGTGCGCATGCGCGTCAACGGCCAGGTGATGGACGCCACTGAAGAGGTGAAGCTGGAGAAGAACAAGAAGCACACCATCGAGATCGTCGTCGATCGCATCATCCTCAAGGCCGACATCGCCACCCGCTTGGCTGATTCGCTGGAGACGGCGCTGAACCTCTCCGAGGGGTTGGCCGTCGTCGACTTCATGGGCGAAAAGGAATTCATCTTCTCCCAGAACTTCGCCTGCGCCGACTGCGGCATCTCCGTCGGCGAGATCGAGCCGCGCATCTTCTCCTTCAACGCCCCCTATGGCGCCTGCCCGCACTGCACCGGCCTGGGCGTGCAGATGGAGGTCGACCCGGACCTTGTCGTGCCCGATCCGACGAAGAGCATCGATGAAGGGGCGATCGTCCCCTGGGCGCGGATGAACTCGGCCTACATCCCCCAGATGCTGAAGGCCCTGGCTGAGTTGCACGGCTTTTCCACCGAGACGCCTTTCAAGGATCTCCCGCCGGAGATCCAGAAGCTGATCCTCTACGGCGGGAGCAAGGAGAAGATCCGCCTTCAGTTCACCAACTACGACGGCGAGCGGCGCAGCTTCGAGACGACCTATGAAGGCGTCGTCACCAACCTGGAGCGGCGCTACAAGGAGACCCAGTCCGACTGGTCCCGCGAGGAGATCGAGGAGTACATGACCCAGAAACCCTGCCCGGCTTGCAAAGGCGCCCGTCTGAAGCCGGAGAGCCTGGCTGTGCTTGTGGGCGGGAAGAATATCCACGAGGTGACGGAGATGTCCGTCGCGGCTGCCCTGCGCTTCTTCACCGACTTGGACCTGAGTGAGCGGGAGATGATCATCGCCCGCCAGATCGTAAAAGAGATCCGCGAGCGCCTTGGCTTCCTCGTCAACGTGGGACTGACCTACCTGACGCTGGCCCGCCCGGCCGGCAGCCTCTCCGGCGGCGAGGCCCAGCGCATCCGCCTGGCCACCCAGATCGGTTCGGGCCTGATGGGCGTCCTTTACATCCTGGACGAGCCCTCCATCGGCCTGCACCAGCGCGACAACGAGCGGTTGCTGGCCACGTTGCAGCGGCTCCGCGATCTGGGCAATACGCTGATCGTCGTCGAGCATGACGAGGACACCATGCTGGCAGCTGACCACATCATCGATATCGGCCCCGGCGCCGGCGCCCATGGCGGTCAGATCATCGCCGAGGGGCCGCTGTCGGTGATCATGGAGGAGCCCCGCTCCCTGACTGGCCAGTACCTGTCGGGGCGCAAGTTCATCCCGGTGCCGGAAAAGCGCCGCGAACCGAACGGCAAGTGGATCGAGGTGCTCGGCGCCTGTGAGAACAACCTGAAGGAGATCGATGTCTCTTTTCCCTTGGGGGTCTTCATCTGTGTGACCGGCGTCTCCGGCTCAGGCAAGTCGACCCTCGTCAATGAGATCCTGCACAAGGCCCTGGCGTCGCAACTGAACGGCGCCCGGAGCAAACCGGGGGCGCACCGGGCGATCCGGGGCTTGGAGCACCTGGACAAGGTGATCGACATCGACCAGTCGCCCATCGGCCGAACGCCCCGCTCCAACCCGGCCACGTACACCGGCGTCTTCGACGCCATCCGGGACCTGTTCTCGCAGACAGCGGAGTCGAAAATGCGCGGCTACCGCCCGGGCCGCTTCTCCTTTAACGTGCGCGGCGGCCGCTGCGAGGCCTGCAAGGGTGACGGCATCATCAAGATCGAGATGCACTTTTTGCCCGATGTCTACGTACCCTGCGAGGTCTGCAAGGGCAAGCGCTACAACCGGGAGACGTTGGAGGTCCGCTACAAGGGCTGCTCCATCGCCGACGTCCTCGACATGACTGTCGACGAGTCATTAGCGTTTTTCCGAAACATCCCCAAGGTCGCCCGCAAGCTGCAGACGCTCCAAGACGTGGGGCTCGGCTATATCCGCCTCGGCCAGCCGGCGACGACCCTCTCCGGCGGCGAGGCCCAGCGGGTCAAGTTGGCGACGGAGCTGTCGCGCCGTTCCAACGGCAAGACCTTCTACATCCTCGACGAGCCGACGACGGGCCTGCACATCGCCGACATTGACCGGCTGCTCGGCGTGTTGCAGCGGCTTGTCGACGCCGGTGACACGGTGCTCGTCATCGAGCACAACCTGGATGTGATCAAGACGGCCGACTACATCGTCGACCTGGGCCCCGAAGGCGGAGACGGCGGCGGCACTGTCGTGGCCGCCGGGACACCCGAGGAGATCACGCAGGTCGCCGCCTCCCATACGGGGCGGTTTTTGAAAAAGGTTTTGCAGCGGAAGCCGGGGAGCGCGCTATAA